Proteins encoded in a region of the Tumebacillus sp. BK434 genome:
- a CDS encoding cytochrome c oxidase subunit II, whose amino-acid sequence MHLHKFEKIWLIFGGITLVAFLITLGVNAFSHGHHPPSDLSRVQPAMVDQTAPFDKPGLVKTGENKYDLNMPSFVFGYAPNEIEIPLGAEITFHTTSKDVVHGFAIPGTNVNMMVVPGHVNSATTTFKKPGDYVILCNEYCGAGHHMMMAKIVVK is encoded by the coding sequence ATGCACTTGCATAAATTTGAAAAAATCTGGCTGATCTTCGGCGGCATCACCTTGGTGGCCTTTCTGATCACCTTGGGCGTCAACGCCTTCTCACACGGTCACCATCCGCCAAGCGATCTGTCTCGCGTCCAACCGGCGATGGTCGATCAGACCGCGCCGTTTGACAAGCCCGGCCTGGTCAAGACGGGCGAGAACAAATACGACCTGAACATGCCGTCGTTCGTCTTCGGCTACGCACCCAATGAGATCGAGATCCCGCTCGGCGCGGAGATCACCTTCCACACCACGTCCAAAGACGTCGTTCACGGCTTTGCGATTCCGGGCACCAACGTCAACATGATGGTCGTGCCGGGACATGTCAACTCCGCGACCACCACGTTCAAAAAACCGGGTGACTACGTGATTCTCTGCAACGAGTACTGCGGTGCAGGTCACCACATGATGATGGCAAAAATCGTCGTCAAAT
- a CDS encoding cytochrome c oxidase subunit 2A gives MAQIQKQTDTKQSLPVPPQPEEETSLRGTFASVMILGTLIILSWLSAFFLFLERQ, from the coding sequence ATGGCACAGATTCAAAAGCAGACGGACACCAAGCAAAGCTTGCCGGTCCCGCCGCAGCCTGAGGAAGAAACATCCCTGCGCGGCACGTTTGCATCGGTCATGATCTTAGGCACGCTGATCATCCTCAGCTGGCTGAGCGCATTTTTCCTCTTCCTGGAGCGGCAGTAA
- a CDS encoding response regulator transcription factor, protein MSIRLLIADDHAIVRSGLSMLIGSQSDMEVIATAADGKEAVDKALDLRPDIVLMDLSMPPGENGLSATSRLKDAAPEIDILVLTMHDDEEYLFRVLQAGASGYILKSAPDLDLINAIRTVHSGAAYLHPTATKSLIAEFLQRVQKGQDVENFHVLTDREQEILQYIAKGYSNKEIAEQLIVSVKTVETHKSKIMEKLQMKTRPELVRYALKKGLLDFE, encoded by the coding sequence ATGTCCATTCGTTTGTTGATCGCGGATGACCACGCGATCGTCCGCTCCGGCCTGTCGATGCTGATCGGCTCGCAGTCCGACATGGAAGTGATCGCCACGGCGGCCGACGGCAAAGAAGCGGTCGACAAGGCGCTCGACCTGCGCCCGGACATCGTGCTGATGGACCTCAGCATGCCGCCCGGCGAAAACGGCCTGTCTGCCACCTCGCGGCTGAAAGACGCAGCGCCGGAGATCGACATTCTCGTGCTGACGATGCATGACGACGAGGAATATCTGTTCCGCGTCCTGCAGGCCGGCGCGTCCGGGTACATTTTGAAAAGCGCTCCTGACCTCGACCTGATCAACGCGATCCGCACCGTGCATTCCGGTGCGGCGTACCTGCACCCGACGGCGACCAAATCGCTGATCGCCGAGTTCCTGCAGCGCGTGCAAAAAGGCCAGGACGTGGAGAACTTCCACGTCCTGACCGACCGCGAGCAGGAGATCCTGCAGTACATCGCCAAAGGCTACTCCAACAAAGAGATCGCCGAGCAATTGATCGTCTCCGTGAAGACGGTCGAGACGCACAAGTCGAAGATCATGGAGAAGCTGCAGATGAAAACACGCCCTGAGCTGGTGCGCTATGCGCTGAAAAAAGGCCTGCTCGACTTTGAATAA
- a CDS encoding PAS domain-containing sensor histidine kinase yields MKMPQQISSSFLESLFQNVSDAILVIDRDGMIRAVNRSFETLSGYTVDELIGNINLCDVCIGMATCSEEMTCVECFAKRQKMPAFQMFVRTKGGEELPVAASSTRLPIADDEALVLILRDITEQQRVERERHQRQLTNYVIQAQEEERKRISRDLHDGIGQALYSIMVGLRVVNQLQLDEPVKAHLDEVQQLTSRTLEEVKSLSVELRPSALDDLGLVPAIRSYIKRFDETFGIESELTIAGQRRRYSSAVETALYRILQEAMTNAAKYADTDQLFVTLTDRENALELRIVDKGVGFDPEHLRVKGTGLGLFGMRERASLLGGTVRIDSVEGVGTRIEVSIPLDEKGGPKYVHSFVDRG; encoded by the coding sequence ATGAAGATGCCGCAGCAGATCTCTTCTTCATTTTTAGAGTCGCTGTTTCAAAACGTCAGCGACGCCATCCTCGTCATCGACCGGGACGGCATGATCCGGGCGGTCAACCGCTCGTTTGAGACCCTGTCCGGCTATACGGTGGACGAGCTGATCGGCAACATCAACCTCTGTGATGTCTGCATCGGCATGGCGACCTGCTCCGAAGAGATGACCTGCGTGGAATGCTTCGCCAAGCGCCAAAAGATGCCGGCCTTCCAGATGTTCGTGCGCACCAAAGGCGGCGAGGAACTGCCTGTCGCCGCCTCTTCGACGCGCCTGCCGATCGCAGACGACGAAGCGCTCGTGCTGATCTTGCGCGACATTACCGAACAGCAGCGGGTGGAGCGGGAGCGCCACCAGCGCCAGTTGACCAACTATGTGATCCAAGCCCAGGAAGAAGAGCGCAAACGCATCTCCCGCGACCTGCACGACGGGATCGGCCAAGCGCTCTATTCGATCATGGTCGGGCTGCGCGTCGTCAATCAACTGCAGCTCGACGAGCCGGTCAAGGCGCACCTCGACGAAGTGCAGCAGCTCACCTCGCGCACGCTGGAAGAGGTGAAAAGCCTGTCGGTCGAACTGCGCCCGTCGGCGCTCGACGACCTCGGCCTGGTGCCGGCGATCCGCTCGTACATCAAGCGCTTCGACGAGACGTTTGGCATCGAGTCGGAGCTGACCATCGCCGGCCAGCGCCGCCGCTATTCGTCCGCCGTGGAGACAGCTCTATACCGCATTTTGCAGGAAGCGATGACCAACGCGGCCAAATACGCCGACACCGACCAGCTGTTTGTCACCTTGACCGACCGGGAAAACGCGCTCGAGCTGCGCATCGTCGACAAAGGCGTCGGCTTCGACCCTGAGCATCTGCGCGTCAAAGGCACCGGGCTCGGGCTGTTCGGCATGCGCGAGCGCGCTTCGCTGCTCGGCGGCACGGTGCGCATCGATTCGGTGGAAGGCGTCGGCACGCGGATCGAAGTGAGCATTCCGCTCGATGAAAAAGGAGGCCCCAAGTATGTCCATTCGTTTGTTGATCGCGGATGA